A part of Haladaptatus caseinilyticus genomic DNA contains:
- the aglF gene encoding UTP--glucose-1-phosphate uridylyltransferase AglF, which produces MKAVVLAAGKGTRLRPLTNDKPKGLVEVNGKPIVTHCFEQLAELGADEFVVVVGYRKEDIISHYDDEFEGIPITYAHQREQKGLAHALLTVEELINDDFMLMLGDNIFQANLEDVVRRQQEDRADAAFLTEEVPYEDASRFGVCATNSYGEITDVVEKPEDPPSNLVMTGFYTFTPAIFHACHLVQPSNRGEYEISEAIDLLIQSGRTIDAIRMDGWRIDVGYPEDRDEAEQRLGEEAKIVNSTAQ; this is translated from the coding sequence ATGAAAGCTGTTGTACTGGCGGCAGGTAAGGGCACGCGTCTTCGACCACTTACGAATGACAAGCCAAAAGGGCTGGTCGAAGTGAATGGCAAGCCCATTGTTACACATTGCTTCGAGCAACTCGCAGAGTTGGGCGCCGACGAATTCGTCGTGGTTGTTGGGTATCGAAAGGAGGACATCATCAGTCACTATGATGACGAGTTCGAAGGCATTCCCATTACCTACGCACATCAGCGTGAACAGAAAGGACTAGCTCATGCTCTATTGACCGTAGAAGAACTCATCAACGACGACTTCATGTTAATGTTAGGTGATAATATTTTCCAGGCGAACTTAGAAGATGTTGTCCGTCGTCAACAGGAAGATCGCGCAGATGCAGCTTTCCTCACCGAAGAAGTGCCATATGAGGATGCTAGTAGGTTTGGCGTCTGTGCTACGAATAGTTATGGCGAGATCACAGACGTGGTCGAAAAACCTGAAGATCCGCCATCGAATCTCGTAATGACTGGCTTTTACACGTTCACACCTGCTATCTTCCACGCCTGTCACCTTGTCCAGCCGTCAAACCGCGGCGAATACGAGATCAGTGAGGCGATTGACTTGCTAATTCAAAGTGGTAGGACGATCGACGCGATTCGTATGGACGGGTGGCGAATCGACGTTGGATATCCCGAGGACCGCGATGAGGCGGAACAAAGACTTGGCGAGGAGGCAAAAATAGTCAATTCAACGGCACAATGA
- a CDS encoding glycosyltransferase: MSKFYYPDVGGVERVVQQLAEGLNSSYRMRVLASTTKGAGETTKVNSVPVNRTSSLGTILSVSASPTFPVQLARMQREADIIHYHLPNPLCVASHFLTPAADAKIVVTYHSDIVRQQSALKFYRPFLRRFLDQADRIIVTSPNLLQSSEHLTPYEEKCTVIPLSIDLDDYSVPSNDPPNLPIDSDRPTLLFVGRLIYYKGVEYLVDAMANIDATLLIAGDGELRESLQERAVARGVDDKVHFLGYVPDEHLPHCYEAADLFVLPSVEPSEAFGIVQLEAMAYKTPIVNTDLRTGVPWVSKHGVTGRTTEPRNPDGLANEINSVLENQELLREYGNNAYQRVQQQFNEQTMLQKVDQVYREILAEQ; encoded by the coding sequence GTGAGTAAATTCTACTACCCGGACGTTGGTGGTGTTGAACGGGTTGTCCAGCAGCTTGCGGAAGGGCTAAACTCTTCGTATAGAATGCGTGTTCTAGCATCGACAACAAAGGGAGCTGGAGAAACAACGAAAGTCAACAGTGTACCAGTAAATCGCACCAGTAGCCTTGGAACAATATTATCTGTATCCGCATCCCCGACCTTCCCTGTCCAACTTGCACGAATGCAAAGAGAGGCAGACATTATTCACTATCACCTACCGAATCCGCTCTGTGTCGCGTCACATTTCCTCACGCCAGCGGCAGACGCGAAAATAGTCGTAACATATCATAGCGATATCGTCCGACAACAGTCTGCATTGAAATTTTATCGGCCGTTCTTACGCCGGTTTCTCGATCAGGCAGATCGAATTATTGTGACCTCGCCGAACTTGCTTCAATCTTCTGAGCATCTCACACCATACGAAGAAAAATGTACAGTTATACCACTGTCAATCGATCTCGATGACTACTCTGTCCCAAGCAATGATCCGCCCAATCTACCGATTGATTCGGATCGCCCCACATTGTTGTTCGTTGGACGGTTAATCTACTACAAGGGGGTTGAGTATCTTGTCGATGCTATGGCTAACATTGACGCAACTCTACTGATCGCTGGAGACGGTGAATTGCGAGAATCACTACAAGAACGAGCTGTTGCACGTGGAGTTGACGATAAGGTTCATTTCCTCGGATACGTTCCGGATGAGCATCTCCCTCATTGCTACGAAGCAGCCGATTTGTTCGTTCTTCCTTCTGTCGAACCGAGTGAAGCATTCGGTATTGTTCAGTTAGAGGCAATGGCATATAAGACGCCAATAGTGAATACAGATCTTAGAACGGGCGTTCCCTGGGTAAGTAAACACGGAGTCACTGGCCGGACAACAGAACCCAGAAATCCAGACGGCCTTGCCAATGAAATCAATAGCGTGTTAGAAAACCAAGAATTGTTACGTGAATACGGTAACAATGCTTATCAGCGAGTTCAACAGCAGTTCAATGAACAGACAATGCTCCAAAAGGTAGATCAGGTCTATCGTGAGATCTTAGCAGAACAATAG
- the aglM gene encoding UDP-glucose 6-dehydrogenase AglM, giving the protein MDLSIVGSGYVGTTAAACFAELGHRVTNIDIDEDIVERINNGEAPIHEPKLDELIAKHGGSRLRGTTSYTAVENTDATFLALPTPSQEDGSIDTSIIEAGARSLGEALETKSGYHLIVVKSTVVPGTTEDILTPILEETSNKTAGDEFDIAMNPEFLREGSAVDDFLVPDKLVFGAENTRATKCLSEIFETLIQTSDPVVVETGIREAEMIKYANNAFLATKVSLVNELGNICKEYGVDTYEVMDAIGFDDRISERFLQSGVGWGGSCFPKDTAALVAFARETGYDPSLIEAAIEVNEKQPKRLLDLLEAHLAPQDKRIAVLGLSFKPGTDDIRNSRAIPVIDGLRDRGANVVAYDPVAMKNMRERFPDVEYAESATMALDGANAALVVTDWDEFAALDDEFERMIDPIVVDGRHIINCKEELVYEGLTW; this is encoded by the coding sequence ATGGATCTTAGTATCGTCGGAAGCGGATACGTTGGGACGACCGCTGCTGCCTGCTTCGCCGAACTTGGTCACCGCGTCACCAATATTGACATTGATGAGGATATTGTGGAGCGAATCAATAATGGTGAGGCACCTATCCACGAACCAAAGTTGGACGAACTCATTGCCAAGCACGGCGGTTCTCGTCTTCGAGGAACGACCAGTTACACTGCGGTGGAGAACACAGACGCGACATTTCTCGCTCTTCCAACACCGTCACAAGAAGATGGCAGTATTGACACATCCATTATTGAGGCCGGTGCGCGGTCACTCGGCGAAGCGTTGGAAACGAAATCAGGATATCATCTTATTGTAGTTAAGAGCACTGTGGTTCCCGGAACCACAGAGGATATTTTAACGCCAATTCTAGAGGAGACTTCGAACAAGACCGCAGGTGATGAATTTGACATAGCCATGAACCCTGAATTCTTGCGTGAGGGGAGTGCGGTCGACGATTTCTTAGTTCCCGACAAACTGGTTTTCGGTGCTGAAAATACTCGGGCAACAAAATGCCTTTCTGAAATATTCGAGACACTCATCCAGACATCTGATCCAGTGGTCGTCGAAACCGGAATCCGAGAGGCAGAGATGATTAAGTACGCGAATAACGCTTTTCTCGCTACCAAGGTAAGCCTCGTCAACGAACTTGGAAATATTTGTAAGGAATACGGTGTGGATACGTATGAGGTCATGGATGCCATTGGCTTTGACGACCGTATTAGTGAGCGATTCCTTCAAAGCGGGGTTGGCTGGGGTGGTAGTTGTTTCCCAAAGGATACTGCCGCACTGGTCGCATTCGCGCGTGAAACGGGATATGATCCCTCACTCATTGAGGCTGCCATTGAGGTGAACGAAAAACAACCAAAACGCCTCCTTGATCTACTTGAAGCACACCTTGCTCCACAAGACAAACGGATTGCTGTGCTCGGTCTCTCCTTCAAACCTGGAACTGACGATATTCGAAATTCGCGAGCAATTCCGGTAATCGATGGACTCCGAGATCGCGGGGCAAACGTCGTTGCTTATGATCCAGTTGCGATGAAGAATATGCGAGAACGTTTTCCGGATGTTGAGTACGCGGAATCAGCGACGATGGCGCTCGATGGTGCGAACGCTGCACTCGTCGTCACTGATTGGGATGAATTTGCCGCACTGGACGATGAGTTTGAACGAATGATCGATCCCATTGTGGTAGATGGCCGGCATATTATAAATTGCAAAGAAGAATTAGTATATGAAGGTCTAACGTGGTAG